From the Oryctolagus cuniculus chromosome 17, mOryCun1.1, whole genome shotgun sequence genome, the window aaatactgatgtAGTCTGTggactgaaaaggcttccatagctttggcagctcatgtcaagagcctcaagtgatcactgacatcataaataagagtgttaattgttaagtcaacaacaggaggcactgtgtacttactccccagataggacctctatccttaatgagttgtactatgaaaattaactgtaaagtTTGTTTACAAaatcatattcattaaataaaagctttctttaaaaaagaagaagaaatactgcTCACAATTTCATaccggaaggaaggaaggaaggaaggaaggaaggaaggaaggaaggaaagagagagagagagagagagagaaagaaagaaagaaagaaagaggaaaacattAGCCAAAGGAGTTTGCTCTTAATGCTGTAAGCAGTAAGGAGCTCTTGAAAGCTTGGGGGCAGGGAACAGAATAACAAAAGTGTGGCATCAGGGTGATTGCTATGGCAATTCCTCACAAAGACAGGAGGCCAAAACTAGAGGAATAAAATCTCTATCAGAAGCTAATTAGGAGGCTGCTGCCCTGGTCCAAGAGATGGACAATAAGAGTTGAAATAAGTTGATGGCCATGAACTAAGAAGAAGTGCTGATGTGATAAATCTAGAAACTCAGAAGGTACACAACTAAGTTGAATGTGGGAGGCCAGAAATAATTAGGGAGCAAATATAACTTAGAGCAGTTCTGGGAGGAAACTTTTCTGGTCCAAATACATTTCAAAGAATTCTATCATATTTACGCATATTTATTGTGTATTTAAAATCACAACTCCATAGTACATTCTTCATACTATCTGATATTTCTATTCTAGAActctaatatatagagtacaaaaaaccCTAATGTATACTGAGCAAaactgacatcttgtgatttgattgttgttcaTATCCCTGTGGAACAGTGGCCGGCCTACCTACAGATATTTGTACAGGTCTTTGTTTAGAGAAGCATtgaacctgtgattataaagaaaactgaaagtatgttatcacaaaaattctttttgaaaggaaggaagagggaagaagggaggaaagtattctattcttggaattgtatctatgaaattcattAAATCTATTCTCTATATATGAATAAAGGTgtagtaaaaaaacaaaatatattttaaaaacagaagacaGAGGTTTACTAATACTGATTAATCCTGGAAAGTATCATGGcataaaatgaaaagaactgGTCTAGGAATAAGGGATATGTTTTATACCCAGCTCTTCTGGCTATGTACTGTGTGAATATAACAAATCACTTAACCTCTAAAAAACAGAGCCATTGCCAGACTCCGCAGTGTTCTGACTGACATCAACTGATTCTGAGGAAAAATTAAAGTGATCCATACCACAACAGAAGTTTCCCAATTTAGAATTTTAAAGCTAAATGTTTCTATTTTCAACACTTCCTTGATTGATTCCTCCTACTCGTAACACTGATTTGTGCATTAGAACAAGACATGAGAAAAATATAATGGATCTTACTTTATGCATAACACCTTAACAATCTAGGAGTGAGTGATAGGGTTTAACAAACACATGCTATTAGTAGTAATAATGAAGTCAGCTTCTATACCTATAATGCTAAGTGGTTGAACAAGGTAATTTACTAACTGTTTGATCTCCAATATTCAATGATTACCTATGACTGCTTTTCTACTTCACACCTACAGCCATGATTCCCATATGGCATGAACATCTTTACTGGTATAAATCAGATTTACAAGTAATTCTATCGCTGTACAAATCCAAGCCTCTTCTCCACAGAAAGCTAACTATATGCTGCTCTTCATGATTGGAAGAGAGAAGTAAACCTACCACAAGTAACAATAACACATGTGTTACACTCCAGGGTTTTCATTTCTGCTCATCCAGCCCTAAACATACTTAGAAAGTCACCGCGAATTGtttctgctattattttgttgaaatTTATCTTAATCTCTTTCTACCTACTGGGCCCTACTTGATCATTCATTTCCTCATCTACTTTTATAGGCACTgtgatccagaaaaaaaaaaaaaagcctttcctttattttcttggtCCCTCTTTATATCTTTGGTTGTCTTGTTCCTTGACCTAAGATCTTTTCATATGTgtatagaaacataaagtgacacACACTGGAAAGGAAATCCTGCCTTCAAGAAATACTGTCCAGATAATCCATataatgctgattttattttttataaatgcaactcatttaaaatttttaaaaaatatttaatttttccccTATTACTGGATATTATGTTTAGCTCCGCATTTAAATTAAATTGGAATGGAAGAGGTTTTGTTCCATATAGCCTCTGAGGTGATAAACATTTTCTCAGGTACAAATGTCTGAATCttagagaaaacagaaatcaaagagaCTCCGTTTCTGGAGAGGTCTATGAATTTCTATGAATGTTGAGTTCATCAGAGTTTCTATCTGGCTAATAATAAAGACCACATTCTTATCAACCTGAAAAAACACAGTCTTTCATGAAGTGCAGTGCATGGTTAGCACTTTTCTCCCAGAGACCTGTGGGCTGGTGAGTACGGCCCCAGACTGCATCTTCTCGTGGGTAAGACTCACCTGGTCAGGTGATGTAACCACAAGCATGAAgccaaggctgaggctggggtggAAATTACAGCACTGTTTGGAAACAAAACATTCACATTTCTGCCAAGGACAAGCACATTTGGTGAATATTATTAGCTGAGCAATAAGGAAAAGCCAATTTGGAGGTAAATTTAAGataattcagcatgtaaaatcaGAGGGCCCTAGAAAAGCTGCTTTAGAGACTAACAAGATAAAAATGCTGCTTGTCACAAACAGAGGAGCTGGCCCAGGCTTATAAAAGGGCCAAGGCAGAGCAAGCAGCCACAGCTCAGAAACTTCTCTCGACAACACACACCTCACCTCAACTCCTGACACCATGGCCTGCCTTGCCACCAGCTTCTGTggatttcccagctgctccaccagtgggacctgcggctccagctgtggccagcccagctgctgccaacccagctgctgccagccaacctgcccccagcccagctgctgcgaGCCAatctgcccccagcccagctgctgccagccaATCTGCCCCCAGACCAGCTGCTGCGGAAccagctgtggccaggagggTGGCTCTGGATCTGTGATCTGCCGCACCCGGTGGTGCCGCCCTGACTGCCGCGTGGAGGGCACCTGCGTGCCTCCCTGCTGTGTGGTGAGCTGCACTCCCCCCACCTGCTGCCAGCTGCACCAcgcccaggcctcctgctgccGCCCATCCTACTGTGGACAGTCCTGCTGccgcccctcctgctgctgccactgctgtgAGCCCACCTGCTAGAAGCCCACCTGTTGAAAACCTCCTTCTAACAGAAATCCTGAGATGACGGTACCTCAATACTAACTAATGCAGAGTCCCGACACCTTCTGAACTCCAGCACCTGTAACGTGAAGACTTGTCACACATCTATAGAACTTCCCTAGGATGTACATTCATTTGCAATGGAAAACCAAAAACCACCCATAGAGCTCAGTGTCAGCAGAAGCCCTGCCATGTAAAAAGCCATTGGTAAGACTTTACTATGAATATCACCTGAAATAACCCAACAGCTCATTGGCACTGGGACTTAATAAAGAATTTCATCTTTGAATAATGAAGCTATTGTTAgaactatttatttttctatgttattTGTTAATAATACTGGGACACTGAGATTTTTCAAAATCTGGCTATGACATAACACCttggattttctttatttttgttctttacatAATGTCCTTTAAAAGtgatttgtgtgtttgtgtgtgtgtgtgtgtgtgtgtgtgtttccattaAATGTCCAATCTGAATGAAAGGACACCACAGTGCACGGGAATGTTTTCCAAGGTCCTCACATGTGCAAGGTGTTGGGCCGGCTGCTCCAAAATACCAAGtttacccattttacagaagggaaTCTCCTGTCATTCACATTTTTGAGGTGTtgtcacattcattcattcatttgttcattcatataTGGGTCTATGTACAATTCTTTCAATCACCCCAGGTatacaaaaacataaaatcaaatgGGAAAGGCAATAAATACAAGACTGTAGAACAATAGTGTAAGATGTGTGCTAGTCCCAGCTTTGCAGCTAACAATCCAGCAATTATTGAGAAAGTCCCTTCACATGCCTGGGCAGCTATTTCTAATCTGGAAAATCAGGGAACCGAGTTTTATTGCTTACAATGTCCCTTCCGGGCATGGGAGAGTAGATCATACTGACAATTTAGATGCCCAAAGATGGGAAAATATTCAATGGTCAAATAATGCTGTGCATTTTATTACCACCTTGAAGGATTATAAGGCACATCAGACTATTAAAGGAGCTGAAATGCCCTGCAATGAAGACATCACTCCTAAACTGACTGAACCGGGCCAGACTGTTCTATTACCTGGTTACACCCCATAACACGACAGCTTTTCAAACTACATTTGGaacatggtgagagagagagaaaatatcagcTGATGCAATCTTCTCATGGGCTGTGAAACAGAAAATACATGTTtgtaatgaaaatgaatttaggccggcgccacagctcaataggctaatcctctacctgcggcgccagtattccaggttctggtcctggttggggtgccagattctgtcccagttgcccctcttccagtccagctctctgctgtggcccgggagtgcagtggaggatggcccaagtgcttgggccctgcacccgcatgggagaccaggagaagtacctggctcctggcttcagatcagcgcagtgcaccggccgtagcacgctggctgcggcggccattggagggtgaaccaacagcaaaggaagacctttctaagaGAGTTCTGGAATAAAGCAAGGATGAAATAAGAGAGGCATTTTAGGACTTCCACTCCATGGCATAAAAGCTTTGCTTATCAAATCAAAGAGGGGAGCCAGCAGCTAGGGGTCCAGGGGATAGGGAGCAATTACTCAAAGATTACGGATGTtttcctggggcggggggggggggggggagatgagCAAGTTTGGAAGCGAGGGAGATGTGGTTACACAACATGATGAGTGCACAAAGGTCACTCAATCACACACTTTAAAATAGGTAATTATGTTATATGAATCTCATAtcagttaaaaaatcaaaagatcagGGCCCCAGTAGCATGATTTTACAAGAATTAGAGAAAGTGCTACCTTCAGGTAGTTGGGGACCCGGGACACACAGCTCGCGGGCTGATGGCATCCCATTAGGGAGAGCAATGTGCCCTTTCCTCGGAGGGAACAGAGTCCCACTCCAGGGCAGGACCTGCAAATCCACACTCATGGGCAGCTGCTAGCGCCCCCAGACACTGCTCCCGAGCCTCCCCTCACGTAAGGTTTAGGTTGTATGCACTTGGTTACCAAGGAGGGCTCTGGCTCAAAAGTACCCAGAAAAGCTAGGCTGGCCACCAGGAGAAAAAAGGGAGATTTTGTTAGTTGGTGTAGGATGAAGGAGCTGGGAGTGGAAGAAGGTTCTTGGAGTTTATGTGTTGTCCAGTCCAGGTCACCAGGATGGACGCCCAAACAGAAGCACAGAAGCACAGAAGCCCTGGTGGCAATGGTGTGTTTCTCTGGCTGGTGCATCCACGTCTTAACCTCTCACAGACCTAAGTGAGGGGGATGCAACTGTGTTAGAGAACTAGCAAAATGGAGATGGAAGAACAGGGAGAGCCCCAAACACTTATAACTAGAACACTGGAACTCTGACACCTTCAGGAAAAATAACTCAAAACATTAGCACCTAACTTAAACAGAAGTAAAATATTCATTCTTATGGTATTGGGATGGTCTGGGCCtcctaaattaaatgaaataatgaaacagAGTAAGcacagtaattttaaaaagatgcaaatgTAAAAAATTCTGACTACGGATAGAGGTGCCCATGATAACAGCACAGAAAATGTACACAGAGAAACACCACCAATGCTGCAACTTGTTACTCTCTTTTCAAGGGAATCAATGCAGAAGCAATGGATTCCAATGGCAGGAGAAAAGATTCTGGTTAAATTCTACTTCCTTGATTTATTTAGGGGAAGTAAGGGAATGTGCAAATTAGTCTTTGGTGGCAGAAGAGTAAAATTCTCAAACTTTAAGTGCCACACCCTATTCTTAACCATTCTCTGAGGGCAATTAGACCAGAAGCAGAGAAATGGAGTTGGGTTTTGCACTGAGGGAGATGCTGAAAACAGCGGCCCAGTTGAGAAGCACAGAAAAGGAGGCCAACTGGCAACGTGCAACGTGCCTGTCTCCACCGTCCACAGTGAGgatttcagctgctccactgtcaGAACTTGAGTGAGGGGCGAGCAGTCATTTCAGTATCAAAGGTTCTGCTAAATTTAAGTAGGAATTAAATAG encodes:
- the LOC100341641 gene encoding keratin-associated protein 1-3, which codes for MACLATSFCGFPSCSTSGTCGSSCGQPSCCQPSCCQPTCPQPSCCEPICPQPSCCQPICPQTSCCGTSCGQEGGSGSVICRTRWCRPDCRVEGTCVPPCCVVSCTPPTCCQLHHAQASCCRPSYCGQSCCRPSCCCHCCEPTC